Proteins from a genomic interval of Nostoc sp. TCL240-02:
- a CDS encoding BRO family protein gives MSNLSIFSFETHDIRFVGTAIDPWWVAADICKALEITNPSTAISKLDDDEKTRDITLNDVSGKFASTRAQKVWCVNEPGLYALVLTSRKPSTKRFKKWLTSEVIPAIRRTGSYSIPNNAHVRTSTTFDKKVAELMKRKELLSERIDATTKSLKSLQEQYDSLEQEYSRLYVEHYRHEGEEYIKHKQIVGSHNPYLSKLNDIKTCH, from the coding sequence ATGAGTAACTTATCTATTTTCAGCTTTGAAACACACGACATACGCTTTGTAGGTACTGCAATAGACCCTTGGTGGGTAGCGGCTGATATTTGCAAGGCATTAGAGATTACAAATCCATCAACAGCTATTAGTAAATTGGACGATGACGAAAAAACACGTGACATAACTTTAAATGATGTCAGTGGCAAATTTGCTAGCACCAGGGCGCAGAAGGTATGGTGTGTGAATGAACCAGGATTGTATGCACTTGTCTTAACAAGTCGCAAGCCATCAACCAAGCGCTTTAAAAAGTGGCTGACATCCGAGGTAATACCCGCTATACGCCGGACTGGTAGTTACAGCATTCCTAACAACGCACATGTTAGGACTTCCACTACCTTCGACAAAAAGGTTGCCGAACTGATGAAGCGCAAGGAACTGTTATCAGAACGCATCGATGCTACGACAAAATCACTCAAGTCATTACAGGAACAATACGACTCACTTGAACAAGAGTACTCACGACTATACGTAGAGCATTATCGTCACGAGGGTGAGGAGTATATCAAGCACAAACAAATAGTTGGTAGCCACAATCCCTACCTTAGTAAATTGAATGACATTAAAACATGTCACTAA
- the cas4 gene encoding CRISPR-associated protein Cas4, with protein sequence MFKKTKAESIDSRCFQANHRCWRMFCAGEFTDNQYTIEGTTLHDRVHTTSDVQRGETWQVRAIWLKSEQYKLIGKSDLIEAESGEIYPVEYKRGRKGEWDNDELQVCAQALCLEEMTGEPVNTGYIYYAHSHQRQLVEINAELRQSAIATIESVTNLLETGAMPKPVYSKRCQGCSLYSQCLPKATDKVKSYQEVN encoded by the coding sequence ATTTTCAAGAAAACAAAAGCTGAAAGTATTGACAGTAGGTGTTTTCAAGCCAACCATCGCTGTTGGCGGATGTTTTGTGCAGGTGAGTTTACCGATAATCAATACACAATTGAAGGTACTACATTGCACGATCGCGTCCACACTACAAGCGATGTACAGCGAGGAGAAACTTGGCAAGTTCGGGCAATTTGGCTAAAGTCTGAGCAATACAAACTCATCGGTAAATCTGACTTAATTGAAGCCGAATCAGGTGAAATTTATCCAGTGGAATATAAACGAGGACGCAAAGGCGAATGGGATAACGATGAGTTGCAAGTTTGCGCCCAAGCCTTATGTTTAGAAGAAATGACAGGAGAACCTGTTAATACTGGATATATCTATTATGCCCACTCTCATCAACGGCAATTAGTAGAGATTAATGCAGAGTTACGGCAAAGTGCGATCGCTACTATTGAATCTGTGACAAATCTCTTAGAAACAGGAGCAATGCCAAAACCAGTTTACAGCAAACGCTGCCAAGGATGCAGTCTTTATTCGCAATGTTTACCCAAAGCAACCGATAAAGTCAAAAGTTATCAAGAAGTCAATTAA